Proteins encoded in a region of the Carassius gibelio isolate Cgi1373 ecotype wild population from Czech Republic chromosome B5, carGib1.2-hapl.c, whole genome shotgun sequence genome:
- the LOC127958276 gene encoding phosphatidylinositol polyphosphate 5-phosphatase type IV-like isoform X2, which translates to MSGHGDSIVPFNPTELQSGEPACKADITVLSVDPRTEKSKEDIKKPYEGARLLQDEHNRDAKLSPFQPRPPSLPKPVGLGMGGKNFSFDEKVRGRKLRNSQESLTDPGETGSSTDSLKEDTSSNGQDLASGRPLDLPPMETPSFRIRTDSFSETDSEHSDPNKERLQPSRIILSPLQPTGSYPPLENGAASRSLRTTNRIDRDCLDYSAVGRRGRGPERLQRNLSDSRLLDTMVSDNASVHSMKSAYSILNPIRPRDVRNRSFLEGSVLGNGALLGAEELDRYFPERRLGLYVATWNMHGEKGLPYNLDDLLLPTDTDFAQDVYVIGVQEGCPDRREWEIRLQETLGPYYVMLYAAAHGVLYLTVFVRRDLIWFCSEVEHATVTTRIISQIKTKGAVGIGFTFFGTSFLFITSHFTSGDSKVYERILDYNKIIEALALPRNLPDTNPYRSTTSDVTTRFDEVFWFGDFNFRLNKTRGEVEAILNQVMGADMSPLLQHDQLLKEMKKGSTFKGFQEASIHFAPTYKFDIGCDVYDSTTKQRTPSYTDRILYRNRQADDIKVVKYMSCLSIKTSDHRPVIGMFQVKLRPGRDNIPLGAGQFDRSLYLEGIRRRITRELKKREAAMKNQNDSTVCTIS; encoded by the exons ATGAGTGGGCATGGAGACAGCATCGTCCCGTTTAACCCCACAGAACTCCAGTCAGGAGAACCAGCGTGTAAAGCAGATATTACTGTTCTGAGTGTAGACCCGAGGACAGAGAAGAGCAAGGAGGACATCAAGAAGCCATATGAAGGTGCCAGACTACTTCAGGATGAGCATAACAGGGACGCAAAACTTAGTCCATTTCAGCCTCGACCTCCCTCTCTTCCGAAGCCCGTGGGATTGGGAATGGGGGGTAAAAACTTCTCATTTGATGAGAAGGTGAGGGGGAGAAAATTGAGGAACAGCCAGGAGAGTCTCACCGACCCAGGCGAGACGGGCTCTTCCACCGATTCGCTTAAGGAAGACACCTCATCAAATGGCCAAGACCTTGCATCCGGACGTCCCCTCGATCTCCCACCCATGGAGACACCGTCATTCAGGATTAGGACCGATAGCTTCTCCGAGACTGACAGTGAGCATAGTGATCCGAATAAAGAGCGTTTGCAACCGTCCAGAATTATTTTGTCCCCACTGCAGCCCACTGGGTCATATCCTCCTCTGGAGAACGGCGCAGCCTCCAGGTCCTTAAGGACGACTAATCGGATTGACAGGGATTGTTTGGATTACAGTGCGGTGGGGAGAAGGGGGCGGGGGCCGGAGAGGCTTCAGAGGAATCTTAGTGATAGCCGGCTGTTGGACACCATGGTGTCAGACAATGCCTCTGTCCATTCCATGAAGTCTGCCTACAGCATTCTGAACCCCATCAGACCCCGCGATGTGAGGAACAG GAGCTTTCTGGAGGGTAGTGTTTTGGGTAACGGTGCCTTGCTGGGGGCAGAGGAGCTAGACCGCTACTTCCCAGAGAGACGGCTCGGTCTCTACGTGGCCACATGGAACATGCATGGAGAGAAG GGGCTTCCATACAACCTAGATGATCTGCTGCTCCCAACCGACACAGACTTCGCACAGGACGTCTATGTTATAGGAGTTCAGGAAGGCTGTCCAGATAG GAGGGAGTGGGAGATCCGTCTGCAGGAAACACTTGGGCCGTATTACGTGATGCTGTATGCAGCGGCCCACGGTGTTCTCTATCTCACTGTGTTTGTCAGGAGAGACCTCATATGGTTCTGTTCag AGGTGGAACATGCTACAGTTACAACCAGAATTATATCTCAGATTAAGACTAAAGGAGCTGTGGGTATCGGCTTCACTTTCTTTGGAACATCCTTCCTGTTTATCACATCCCATTTCACTT CTGGAGATTCTAAAGTATATGAGAGGATCTTAGATTACAACAAGATCATAGAAGCTTTGGCTCTTCCTAGAAACCTTCCGGATACAAACCCTTACCGCTCCACAACAT CTGATGTCACAACCCGTTTTGATGAAGTCTTCTGGTTTGGAGATTTTAATTTCCGCCTGAATAAAACCAGAGGTGAGGTGGAGGCCATTTTGAATCAGGTTATGGGCGCAGATATGAGCCCACTATTACAGCATGACCAGCTGTTGAAAGAGATGAAAAAAG GTTCCACTTTTAAAGGGTTTCAGGAAGCATCTATTCACTTTGCTCCTACATACAAGTTTGACATTGGTTGTGACGTCTATGACTCCACCACAAAGCAGAGAACACCCTCATACACC GACCGGATTCTTTATCGAAACAGACAAGCAGATGACATTAAAGTGGTCAAGTATATGTCTTGCTTGTCCATTAAGACATCAGATCACCGACCTGTCATCGGCATGTTTCAGGTCAAACTTCGTCCAGGCCGAGATAA CATTCCTTTGGGTGCTGGCCAGTTTGACAGGAGCCTGTACCTAGAAGGAATCCGAAGGAGAATCACCAGGGAGCTGAAAAAAAGAGAGGCAGCCATGAAGAACCAGAATGACAGCACGGTTTGCACTATATCCTGA
- the pmpca gene encoding mitochondrial-processing peptidase subunit alpha has product MAAHMSRLRGWSRAQRFGVAVCRPYSSGGACPSVSLSTPLPGIPKPIFASVDGQEKYETKITTLENGLKVASQNKFGQFCTVGILVNSGSRHEAKYPSGIAHFLEKLSFSSTAQFGSKDEILLTLEKHGGICDCQTSRDTTMYAVSAEVKGLDTVVNLLSDAVLQPRLLDEEIEMARMAVRFELEDLNMRPDPEPLLTEMIHAAAYRGNTVGLPRFCPPQNVEKIDRKLLHKYLQSYYCPERMVLAGVGIEHEQLVQCARKYLLNVKPVWGASTPANVDQSVAQYTGGIVKMEKDMSDVSLGPTPIPELAHIMIGLESCSFLEDDFIPFAVLNMMMGGGGSFSAGGPGKGMFTRLYLNVLNRHHWMYNATSYHHSYEDSGLLCVHASADPRQVREMVEIITREFIQMAGTAGEMELGRAKTQLKSMLMMNLESRPVIFEDVGRQVLATGKRKLPHELCELISNVTASDIKRVTTKMLRSKPAVAALGELTELPSYEDIQAALSSKDGRLPRIYRLFR; this is encoded by the exons ATGGCTGCTCACATGTCAAGATTAAGGGGCTGGAGCCGAGCACAGAG GTTTGGCGTCGCGGTGTGTAGACCGTACAGCAGCGGCGGCGCGTGTCCCAGCGTGTCCCTGTCCACGCCGTTACCCGGGATCCCCAAACCCATCTTTGCCTCCGTGGACGGACAAGAGAAATACGAGACAAAAATCACCACCTTAGAAAACGGACTCAAAGTCGCATCTCAGAATAAATTTGGTCAATTCTGTACAGTTGGAA ttttagtaaattcAGGCTCGCGGCATGAAGCAAAATATCCCAGTGGAATTGCACACTTTTTGGAAAAGCTTTCATTTTCT TCTACAGCCCAATTTGGAAGTAAAGATGAAATTCTCCTAACACTTGAGAAACATGGAGGCATATGTGACTGCCAAACATCCAG GGACACAACAATGTATGCGGTTTCAGCAGAAGTTAAGGGTCTGGATACTGTAGTGAATCTCCTGTCAGATGCGGTCCTGCAGCCCCGTTTATTAG ATGAGGAGATTGAGATGGCCAGAATGGCTGTTCGGTTCGAGTTGGAGGATCTGAACATGAGACCTGACCCGGAGCCTTTACTAACAGAAATGATTCATGCT GCTGCATACAGGGGCAACACCGTGGGCCTGCCTCGCTTCTGCCCTCCCCAAAATGTTGAGAAAATTGACAGGAAGCTGCTTCATAAGTACCTACAGAGCTATTACTGTCCGGAGCGCATGGTGCTGGCCGGGGTTGGGATTGAACATGAGCAGCTTGTGCAGTGTGCCAGAAAGTATCTCCTAAATGTTAAACCAGTATGGGGTGCGAGCACACCTGCCAACGTCGACCAGTCTGTAGCACAATACACGGGTGGCATTGTAAAG ATGGAGAAGGACATGTCAGATGTGAGTTTGGGTCCAACACCCATTCCTGAGCTAGCACACATCATGATTGGGCTGGAGAGCTGTTCCTTTTTG GAGGATGACTTTATCCCCTTCGCGGTCCTCAATATGATGATGGGAGGTGGAGGGTCCTTCTCTGCAGGAGGGCCCGGAAAAGGCATGTTCACCCGTCTCTACCTGAATGTGCTCAACAG GCATCACTGGATGTACAATGCTACTTCATACCACCACAGCTATGAAGATAGTGGTCTGCTCTGCGTCCATGCAAGTGCAGACCCTAGACAG gtGCGAGAAATGGTGGAGATCATTACGAGGGAGTTTATTCAGATGGCTGGGACAGCAGGAGAA ATGGAGCTAGGGAGAGCCAAGACGCAACTGAAATCCATGCTCATGATGAACTTGGAGTCACGACCGGTCATCTTTGAAGACGTAGGTCGACAAGTACTTGCGACAGGCAAGAGGAAGCTGCCACACGAGCTGTGTGAGCTCATCA gTAATGTTACAGCCAGTGACATCAAGAGGGTAACAACGAAAATGCTGCGTAGTAAGCCTGCGGTGGCAGCACTGGGAGAACTGACAGAGCTGCCCTCATACGAGGACATTCAAGCCGCTCTCTCTAGTAAAGACGGACGTCTTCCTCGCATATATCGCCTGTTCCGATAG
- the LOC127958179 gene encoding roundabout homolog 1-like, with amino-acid sequence MANITKADQGVYICITHNPLLNISKESKAATLTVHGSNVDVKIIEGPQNHTVPVEMEAALHCFVEGFPIPTVRWFKDGHPLPNSSRWDLQKDGQLLIFQRVLSGDEGLYFCEAHNERQKVISEQAYLLPAVMDWIFVLEPANLTVRKGESATLPCRPPRSRPQAQVSWFKNNRLLKTGPYYVFDPTGDLVFHRTSIRDYLADDGDVSCWS; translated from the exons ATGGCTAACATCACTAAAGCAGACCAAGGAGTCTACATCTGTATCACCCACAATCCTCTACTGAACATAAGCAAAGAAAGTAAAGCAGCAACTCTGACAGTGCATG GTTCCAATGTAGACGTAAAGATTATTGAAGGTCCCCAAAATCATACTGTACCTGTTGAAATGGAAGCTGCACTGCACTGCTTTGTTGAAGGTTTCCCCATTCCCACAGTGCGGTGGTTTAAGGATGGACATCCATTACCCAACTCTTCTAGATGGGATCTGCAGAAGGACGGACAGCTGCTGATTTTTCA GAGAGTATTGTCAGGGGATGAGGGCCTGTATTTCTGTGAAGCTCACAATGAGAGGCAGAAAGTGATATCCGAGCAAGCCTACCTCCTGCCTGCTG TTATGGATTGGATCTTTGTTCTTGAACCTGCCAACCTAACAGTGAGGAAGGGTGAATCTGCAACTCTTCCCTGTAGGCCTCCTCGCAGTAGACCCCAAGCACAAGTGTCCTGGTTTAAGAACAACAGACTACTCAAGACAGGACCATATTATGTTTTTGATCCTACTGGAGACCTGGTCTTCCACAG AACCTCCATCCGTGACTATCTGGCCGATGATGGTGACGTCTCCTGTTGGAGCTGA
- the LOC127958464 gene encoding uncharacterized protein LOC127958464 → MAFYSLVQKNDPAAVPTGRAALRGIGGPCRHGERLAMERTYDNKAFEDDNLVVVIEQSPNTSETKALSTEGSPSTSKMEPPSDDLQEFVQSSQDLPVIVETHPEPREEDQLETIFEEGKVTPSADSDIQLQCMEDWRSREFEPAQDAPSPPPADPAPAQEEGLRSSLTLQTSDPSSTPVRHSISISHSFSPLLLSHCVSLGMTSVAVDVRFYPSAPSAAGHPPCPAFGPPGQQVNTRLEHELNAPSASHSK, encoded by the exons ATGGCCTTTTACTCTCTGGTTCAGAAAAATGATCCTGCAGCTGTACCAACAGGGAGGGCAG ctCTGAGGGGAATAGGTGGGCCTTGCAGGCATGGTGAACGTCTTGCAATGGAAAGGACATACGATAACAA GGCATTTGAAGATGATAATTTGGTGGTTGTCATTGAGCAAAGCCCCAACACATCAGAGACAAAAGCGCTCTCAACAGAAGGCAGCCCATCCACCTCGAAGATGGAACCACCGTCCGATGACTTGCAAGAGTTTGTCCAGTCCAGCCAGGACCTGCCAGTTATTGTAGAGACTCACCCAGAGCCTAGAGAAGAAGACCAG TTGGAGACAATATTTGAGGAGGGGAAGGTCACTCCCTCAGCAGATTCTGACATCCAGCTTCAGTGCATGGAGGACTGGAGGAGCAGAGAGTTTGAACCAGCTCAGGACGCCCCCTCACCTCCTCCAGCCGATCCAGCACCTGCCCAGGAGGAGGGTCTGCGCTCTTCCCTTACCCTCCAGACCAGTGATCCCTCCTCAACTCCTGTGCGCCACAGCATCAGTATCTCTCACAGTTTCTCTCCCCTCTTGCTGTCCCATTGCGTGTCCCTGGGCATGACCTCTGTGGCTGTGGATGTGCGTTTCTACCCTTCGGCCCCTTCAGCAGCCGGCCATCCTCCATGCCCTGCCTTTGGACCCCCAGGCCAACAGGTGAACACCAGGCTGGAGCATGAACTGAATGCACCCTCTGCTAGCCACAGTAAATAA
- the LOC127957094 gene encoding neural cell adhesion molecule 1-like: MYDEGHYTCAASNTLGHDQKTMTLRVAVKPVIVSFVTSLTVSEGSPVSLPCRAVGDFPVKYTWIRTASIQNSPDKSGSNSPVSLPQQIHIDDNGTLVIPNIHWSDAGEYHCSAENRVGQDERSLIITVTADSYVPPDKDALSKKILPTVSNAIDLLLVPSVTLTS, translated from the exons ATGTATGATGAAGGACATTACACATGCGCAGCCTCCAACACACTGGGCCACGATCAGAAAACCATGACTCTTCGAGTTGCTG TGAAACCTGTCATTGTTTCCTTCGTTACATCACTCACTGTCTCAGAGGGATCACCTGTAAGTCTTCCTTGTCGAGCTGTTGGAGATTTTCCTGTCAAATACACTTGGATTAGAACTGCGTCGATACAAAATTCACCAGACAAGTCTGGTTCGAACTCTCCGGTCTCTCTCCCACAACAGATACACATTGATG ataATGGGACATTAGTCATCCCCAACATCCACTGGTCTGATGCAGGGGAATATCACTGCAGTGCAGAAAATAGAGTCGGCCAGGATGAGAGAAGTCTTATCATAACTGTAACTG CTGACTCATATGTCCCACCTGATAAGGATGCGCTGAGTAAAAAGATTTTGCCCACTGTGAGTAATGCTATAGATCTTTTGCTGGTCCCATCTGTGACATTAACCTCATAA
- the LOC127958276 gene encoding phosphatidylinositol polyphosphate 5-phosphatase type IV-like isoform X1, protein MSGHGDSIVPFNPTELQSGEPACKADITVLSVDPRTEKSKEDIKKPYEGARLLQDEHNRDAKLSPFQPRPPSLPKPVGLGMGGKNFSFDEKVRGRKLRNSQESLTDPGETGSSTDSLKEDTSSNGQDLASGRPLDLPPMETPSFRIRTDSFSETDSEHSDPNKERLQPSRIILSPLQPTGSYPPLENGAASRSLRTTNRIDRDCLDYSAVGRRGRGPERLQRNLSDSRLLDTMVSDNASVHSMKSAYSILNPIRPRDVRNRSFLEGSVLGNGALLGAEELDRYFPERRLGLYVATWNMHGEKGLPYNLDDLLLPTDTDFAQDVYVIGVQEGCPDRREWEIRLQETLGPYYVMLYAAAHGVLYLTVFVRRDLIWFCSEVEHATVTTRIISQIKTKGAVGIGFTFFGTSFLFITSHFTSGDSKVYERILDYNKIIEALALPRNLPDTNPYRSTTSDVTTRFDEVFWFGDFNFRLNKTRGEVEAILNQVMGADMSPLLQHDQLLKEMKKGKLDAKLQFGVIYAYAPFKENY, encoded by the exons ATGAGTGGGCATGGAGACAGCATCGTCCCGTTTAACCCCACAGAACTCCAGTCAGGAGAACCAGCGTGTAAAGCAGATATTACTGTTCTGAGTGTAGACCCGAGGACAGAGAAGAGCAAGGAGGACATCAAGAAGCCATATGAAGGTGCCAGACTACTTCAGGATGAGCATAACAGGGACGCAAAACTTAGTCCATTTCAGCCTCGACCTCCCTCTCTTCCGAAGCCCGTGGGATTGGGAATGGGGGGTAAAAACTTCTCATTTGATGAGAAGGTGAGGGGGAGAAAATTGAGGAACAGCCAGGAGAGTCTCACCGACCCAGGCGAGACGGGCTCTTCCACCGATTCGCTTAAGGAAGACACCTCATCAAATGGCCAAGACCTTGCATCCGGACGTCCCCTCGATCTCCCACCCATGGAGACACCGTCATTCAGGATTAGGACCGATAGCTTCTCCGAGACTGACAGTGAGCATAGTGATCCGAATAAAGAGCGTTTGCAACCGTCCAGAATTATTTTGTCCCCACTGCAGCCCACTGGGTCATATCCTCCTCTGGAGAACGGCGCAGCCTCCAGGTCCTTAAGGACGACTAATCGGATTGACAGGGATTGTTTGGATTACAGTGCGGTGGGGAGAAGGGGGCGGGGGCCGGAGAGGCTTCAGAGGAATCTTAGTGATAGCCGGCTGTTGGACACCATGGTGTCAGACAATGCCTCTGTCCATTCCATGAAGTCTGCCTACAGCATTCTGAACCCCATCAGACCCCGCGATGTGAGGAACAG GAGCTTTCTGGAGGGTAGTGTTTTGGGTAACGGTGCCTTGCTGGGGGCAGAGGAGCTAGACCGCTACTTCCCAGAGAGACGGCTCGGTCTCTACGTGGCCACATGGAACATGCATGGAGAGAAG GGGCTTCCATACAACCTAGATGATCTGCTGCTCCCAACCGACACAGACTTCGCACAGGACGTCTATGTTATAGGAGTTCAGGAAGGCTGTCCAGATAG GAGGGAGTGGGAGATCCGTCTGCAGGAAACACTTGGGCCGTATTACGTGATGCTGTATGCAGCGGCCCACGGTGTTCTCTATCTCACTGTGTTTGTCAGGAGAGACCTCATATGGTTCTGTTCag AGGTGGAACATGCTACAGTTACAACCAGAATTATATCTCAGATTAAGACTAAAGGAGCTGTGGGTATCGGCTTCACTTTCTTTGGAACATCCTTCCTGTTTATCACATCCCATTTCACTT CTGGAGATTCTAAAGTATATGAGAGGATCTTAGATTACAACAAGATCATAGAAGCTTTGGCTCTTCCTAGAAACCTTCCGGATACAAACCCTTACCGCTCCACAACAT CTGATGTCACAACCCGTTTTGATGAAGTCTTCTGGTTTGGAGATTTTAATTTCCGCCTGAATAAAACCAGAGGTGAGGTGGAGGCCATTTTGAATCAGGTTATGGGCGCAGATATGAGCCCACTATTACAGCATGACCAGCTGTTGAAAGAGATGAAAAAAGGCAAGTTAGATGCAAAATTACAGTTCGGTGTAATTTATGCATATGCTCCCTTTAAGGAAAACTATTAA